Below is a genomic region from Erigeron canadensis isolate Cc75 chromosome 7, C_canadensis_v1, whole genome shotgun sequence.
AAcccacaaaaaatataaatacagcCTTTCATACTCATAAAGAGAAGAAAAGAATAGTTCTACAGACTGAAATCCTTAATCAAAAAGTATCCCTGTTGTActacaaaaaaattatttgtgcCCAACAAGGGCCATCATAATCCTGTTTCTAGGCACAAAAAGAACAAAAGTTACATAGGCACAAAAAGAAACTTCACTCTGTTTCTAGGCTTATTTCATTGTGAAATATTTCAAACAAAAGAGTTTAAGGATCCGTGTCAATAAAATTGTGATCATAAACTTCATACTCATAATCCTTGTCAAGATCCTCCATAGTCCTGCCATAAACGAAGTGTTTTGTTCCCATAGTTGTGAAAGGCATTAATCCAAAGGCACGGGCCGTCTTTATCTCTCTAGCGACCTTTCTCTGGGCTTTAGCACTGATTTTGGTCTACATgatccattaaaaaaaaagtttaacagGAAATTCAAAATGCAATATAGTTTTGGGCAACTTTTTTAGAAATAACTTTTACTATTGTATGTCAAAGCTTGCTGTTGTGAGTACCCATGACCCCTTCATTGGGTCAGCGGTTTTATTAATGAAGTAGCGACCATATGCACATCACCATAACAAGTGCCACATCACAAGTTACATATTATAGGTATCAATACATATAGCATCAATATTTGAAATTCTAGTACATATAGTAGGACATTTTTTGTTCAATACATACAATAGGAAAATGAATAAAGTTCAATACTAGTTAAAATAAGTTGCCCtagtattttatataatcaACAGAAATACAGTATACTTTATGTGTACCTTGCTTCTCTTGATGATCACTCCAGCCTCAGTTATAAAGTTAGCAAGAAACTGAACGTTCTGCATCAAACATACACAATATTCTAATTAGCAGAATGCAATATACACACTGTCTCAAAATTATAGATACTGCTATGACGCTCACCCTGAAATCAGCTTTTTGTAGAACTTCAGCTGTTGTTACTTCAAACTCTGGTCTTTTAGATGGTTTACGAACACCTGGTTTTGTAAGATCAAGATCCTACAGAAACCCATATTTGACTGAGATAATTGTTTCTCTCATTTCAGATAAACATCACAAATAAATGTAAGCGGTAAAATCAAGGATCGTACATATTACATCAACGATCGGAGAAACGATATTTATGGATCAAAGTTCATACCTTACTATCATAAGTATTACCAGGCCAAAATGTGACATCAGATCTGTACTTGTAATCATCTTTCTGTACTTCGTTCGCATCATATTCAAAGTAAGTAGCAGCATCCTTCAATTTTCCCTCCATACCATCAGTCAAAGTTGTGAAACTCTCATCTAGACCATCCACAAATCCTGATCTTCTAAGACCATTTGACTTGGAGTTCATTGCATATCTTTCAAGAGCTTTCTTCTGCTGATCTAACTTCTGATAGAAGGAACTTGAACCCTGACTGCCGTCTGGAGGATCGCCATAAATGTTTTTCTCAAACTCCTCCATGGTCTCTGACAAGTTTGTATTCTCATAATTGTCGAAAGCTAtacagaaaatataaaaaaaaaattaaaaaacaataaaacagaAATCTGGATCAAGTGATCAATGTCACGTTATGTCTGTGCAAAGGTACCACGCATAATGTGGGTTTAGTCAATATGTGGGTTCAAAAAAAATACTCTCATTACAGATAAAGTGTTGCTGATACAAAGTACATATTCACAAAGGGCGAATTCCAAAAAAGGGagatatatttacaaaaaaattccAATTAGAAGAACGTAAAATGTTTTTCAACAGAAAAAGAATTAGAAGTTCAATTTTTGTCAGAAAAAAGGGAACATGATGTCAGTAGTTTTTAAAACAAGGTCACATAACACCCagcatgtttttttataaaaagttaacaaaTAATCAAAAAGTTTCTAATTTACTAACCAAATttagatttcaaaattttaaataaaagtaaagtaactcccaatgccgtcttccacgggttttgggtcccaataccgtcttcgacgccgtattttgggggggggggggggggggggggggttagatgtagacaaccttacccttACCAAAGGTAGGAAAAGGCCTCCAGGCTTGCTGGACATGAGGATCAAACCCCTAACCTCTGTCTCCAAAGGCAAGGGCTCCAAACCAATGAGCCAGTtggttttttcaaaattttagatATTATCATTTTTGCTAATGTATAAATGTATGCACCTTTTTTGTTCTAAACTATTTTACGTTTTCTGAATTACAAATTTTATGTAAATACGgtaacctttttccaagaataTGCCCATAAGCTAAAGGGTTAGACTATAGCACATATGCAAAAGAGTCGTCCTACAGATTGGTAAACAATGCACAATTGGTCTTCCAAGGACCACACTGTCCTACATTTTAGTACAACTTTGACTTCACCACATCACATCAACGATAAAGTTTTCAATTCATATGTTTGATATTAGTTTATGAAGAATGTGGATGCGTAATATATTCTCTTTCACCACTGCTCCTTTTCAATGATAATACAGGAAACAAAAACTAAAGCTTGCTTCctcttttttttatgtaatttattttaggaattttagttatcagattcggattatatataattataatccATATTCCATATACATAAATGTTTCATACTAGATTAAACTTTTActaaataactattataaagGTGACATATAAGTGATCGGCCCTGATAAGACCAGTTGACCCACTAGTCTATGCGGTTCAAATCCACCACCACACAAAAACCCAAAATAGGCCTAAAAGTTTGGGTCAAGGTCCAGGTCATTTTTATGCCTGCTAAGCATGCCTCCAGAAATTGGTTCGGACCGGTATTTGTGCACCTCTAGACTGGTTAGTAAGCAAAATAGTATGCCTAATAAACTCTTTGGATTGAAAATAAAATCGGAATAAACAAGACAGGGTGAGTGTGAGTTGGGAATCCATGATCTGACAACAGTGAATTTCAAGACTAATACATTGAATGCTTAGCCATCTGAAAAGCaggaaattaaaatgtaatgcCAACTACATGTCGATATACAACTCTAGTATCCACTTTGAGAATCGCAAAGAACTTGGAAGCAGCTTTTTACGTGAAAAGTTTTGCAGAATATTTATGAAGCACAAAAAAGAGGGAAAATTATCGAGGAACACAATAGGTAAAAGATGCAAAAGAAACATGTGGGGAATAAGCTCTTTTAAATATCAATTCAAACAAGTAAGATTAATATGCTATCACAAAAATATTAGGTAACGTATTTATGGATGGTTACGAATCTGAAATTTAAATAGACCTACCACCATCATGATACATGAGGTTCCCATTCAGCTTCCCAAACAAAAAAAGGTGTTATGACGTATCAAAATTTATAATGATGGTaacaaaattataacaaaaacaaagcCACACATGTACCTGAAGCACTGTTTGTAGCAAAAGTCCTGGCAACTGACAACCGCCGGCAGCTAGGTGAAATACCAGTTGCAAGGGACCGTAGAACACCCTGAACAAGTTTCATCTCTCCTGTAAGTGCCAGCCATACATGTTAGTCAATAGGTACATGTCTTATGATGCATTGATAAAACTATAGTCGCAATGACAGATTCGATAATTTAAAGGAGGGGATATATTGTCCAATCTCAATAACTATAagatcaaacaaataaaattacattCAAACATAGAGCGGTTTTTAAGTTTGAAATTAGAACTTCATTCTCATTACTAGTCTACTTGTCTTATAAGTTTCAACGGGGGTAAAATCCAGAAATATGTTTGATTCACATAGCACAAAATTTTAGCTAGCCTACTAAACAGATAACAAATATAAACAATGAGCATTTTTTAAGCAAAGAAGGGAAAAAAGGAtaaatcatataacaaactagtggatattaaatattttcatgtaATGAGGGCATCACTGCTATGATTTGCAAATTGCAACAACAGATTAGTATGATAACATTATAGGCGTTTCACTTTTGATGGTAAAAACAGTCATTATATTAAAGGAATATGTCAGCCGCTGTCATatttttgataaaagttatcTACTTTAGAATATGTACAAGTACTGAGCTCCAAAGTCAAATTTTTCTGCTCTATATGCCTAGAACTCATCCAATATCGATAGATAGAAATTCAAAGGAAGATGCTTAAACAAGATAGTTACGGAAGTTGTGTccgtaaaagatatatataaaagaccATAGTTTGTTGTTAAAAACAACTCAAGtgttctgctgctgctgattaGTAGTTCCAACGGTCATTTTTTCTCAGGGATCAAAAAATATCCTAACGCATAACTGAAGTACACGAGTGTCTCCTTCCAGTTCACGGATTCGCAAATCTTTTGTTACACTAATGGTGTGGATAACTGGATACTAAGACCTCCACATATAAGAGCCTCGAGAGCTCATTCTAGGCTAATTTCGTACTCAGAGATGCTAAAACATCTCTCAATCCATCCTCTAGAATGCTAGCATTTCCCTATCTTCACTCTTCAGGTCCAGTTATGCGATattctttaaaaagaaatttagcTAAAAAAGGCAATGCCTACACACCTACATATTAAATCTCTATCGATAGTTCAAATTAAGCACCTTGATATTTCAGGTTACTATATTAACCTCATAacacactacaaaaaaaaatattagctATAAGTCGATTCATCTGAACACGTTTACGCCTGACGTTCGGTTAGTCATTATAGTATTTCTAATACTATTTCGAAAAACATGTCCAacgataaatatatatatatatatgtatgtatatttactTTACTAATAACAACACATACCAACTGTTTGTTGAAATGCCAATGATAAACTATTACTACTTCGCATtagatatacatatgtataagcACATATAtcagtttgtgtgtgtgtgagtatatatatatatatataaagtaggTAATCTGAAGATTAAGAAATGCAAAACCCTAACATACACATGtctaataatacaaataatagtGTGAATAAATTCGAAAAACAGATAATAAAAAGGGGAAAATGAAAATAGTAAATTATTTATTACCAATTTACTTAAAAGGTGGGTTGAGGTgggaatgattttttttttctcgggAGAATCCGGTAGCAGACGAAGAGAGAAATCAAACATTGAAGAGAGATTATGCACAGCACAGTACTAGACAACTAGTACAAGTTCTGGGCTGGGCTGGGTTAGGCTGGGCTGGACTTAATGTTCTGGTATTTGGGTTTGTCATTAGTTTAGaacttttttgttatttttctcgTTTGTTTGTTTGAATGTTTATCCTATATAGCATTCGTTCAATCATACACTTAATATTAACGGCATATTACAATTTGTTGCGTTTAgcttactctttttttttctttttttttttactcgtcTTAGATCTATAAATCTTCAGGATCGGCCATGGAACCTTAGTCCCAATATCAACAATTTATTTTGTGACttaatttttagttatattactttagtttttatattactttagttttcttttaaaaacatttaagtTCATtgcaaaatcttttattatactaaaacacagttgctctaataacttattgtcCAATTACATCTATCGATTtattcaaatttttaattttgacttttattgacttttagtatataaataaatgtataaacgTCGACCATGAGGTTATTAAATATTAAGATAAACATTACCTTATTAtgaaatatattaaaagtaGAAAAAATGGTGGCTACCCATGTATCCTAATCCCGTCACCGAAATTTACACAATATtaaattagataaatatatataatataaatataaataattaaattaaaatttaatataaaaaactcTTGATTTTATTTCGGTCACTGAACATAGATTGGTATACTACAATACAACATCCTTGTCATAAACACGATAgaagttatatttatttttacctATCAACttgagtaattttatttttaaaatctttaatcatttaattaataaaaaaaatttcaacatataaaatgttgtcaaaaaaattatttcaaaaatcaatgacttattaaccaatcaaattgctcaattttatcaaattgacttacGCTTATGTCATCGATTAATCTAATTATAACTAtgaatcctaataatcattatgcgagtatattattatattagtatttatattaatatttgtagagaAAGTCTCATTAGTTTacacatttttgttttccatcaataatttatactttttaacccAGAATAAACTTAATCTATATTTcattttagccatcaacttgaataatttctttttttaattcttaatcattttgttaattaaaaaagtttcaaCGTATGAAATATTCTCtaaaaaaaagatttcaaaaagtaatgacttattaaccaattaaatcggCCAATTTATTTAAATTGACTTCTGCTTAtattatcatttaatttaataaataaaaattaaaaatcctaataacattatccaatatattattatattaatatttatattaatatttgtaaaataagtcttattaatttacacatttttgtttttcatcaataacaTGTGCATTGTGAAATGtttacgacaaacaatttcatctatatgtctcagctaataacgacagtgacgaacctgtgattattatactacaatttgcaaaatataacactttgAATTGTTTATCTTCacaattataagcttttatgacttaactatataaatatttaatagtgATAATATTGTAAGCCTTGTGTCCAgtattggacacgggtctaaaatctagtttttacTAAAGATTATAAAATTTAGTAAAACTTATTCTTTTAACCAAAAATCTCCGACATTAACTAAGAtatttacctttcaaaaaaaaaaactaagatatatttgtatataatataagtttataaattttatgcaATAGAGAAAGCATATTGTATTGATATGAGAGGGCGGGGGCGGGGGCGGGAGCAGGGGTATGGTCTTTTAACCTTTTGCATTGGAATTTTTTGCACGGATGCTACAAATTTCGAACCATTTGGTGTAAATACGAacatttgttataaaatttgtgGAACTACGAAAACCGGTGTCTTTTTTGAGCAAAGCCGGTGACTCCAACACCGGTCTTAGTCGACTTGGCAAGTAGGAAGGCAAagccggtgtctaagacaccggtcttCAATGTGATCACCCAAAGTCGCTATCTAAGAGGCCGGCTTTCTTGTATTTTCAA
It encodes:
- the LOC122607619 gene encoding uncharacterized protein LOC122607619 — its product is MKLVQGVLRSLATGISPSCRRLSVARTFATNSASAFDNYENTNLSETMEEFEKNIYGDPPDGSQGSSSFYQKLDQQKKALERYAMNSKSNGLRRSGFVDGLDESFTTLTDGMEGKLKDAATYFEYDANEVQKDDYKYRSDVTFWPGNTYDSKDLDLTKPGVRKPSKRPEFEVTTAEVLQKADFRNVQFLANFITEAGVIIKRSKTKISAKAQRKVAREIKTARAFGLMPFTTMGTKHFVYGRTMEDLDKDYEYEVYDHNFIDTDP